In the genome of Croceimicrobium hydrocarbonivorans, one region contains:
- a CDS encoding NRAMP family divalent metal transporter, giving the protein MKAQSLRIFFKTLGPGLLFASTAIGVSHLVQSTRAGADYGFALLWAVMLANVLKFPFFEYGSRYAASAQQSLIDGYRDLGKGMLLLYGLITLGTMFFVTAAVGAVTAGFLHQLFGLEGIISIKVTTYLLFATCMLILLIGHYKALDRLIKIVGSVLLATTLLAFFSTLGRGPAADPFQWFDASILQISNPSFPFLIALMGWMPTAVDLSAWNSLWTLARRKESGYQSSLKEVLREFNIGYWISALLAPCFMLLGAYLIFGTDKVLAQGSAAFAGDIINLYTESIGDWSRWVISAAAFSIMFGTCIAVFDGYARSAQRVWQLVSPQNSKGEESSGIRTFQIVLIVVGLGALLVINQFGNSLRSLVDLATAISFLVAPIIAFANYKLVMGLKPEDRPGITMRWLSRLGLVFLSGFSLVYLYALFF; this is encoded by the coding sequence ATGAAAGCACAATCGCTCCGGATTTTTTTCAAGACCCTGGGACCGGGTTTACTCTTTGCCAGTACCGCTATCGGTGTCAGTCACTTAGTACAGAGTACCCGCGCTGGTGCCGATTATGGATTTGCGCTTTTATGGGCAGTAATGCTGGCCAATGTGCTCAAATTTCCCTTCTTCGAATATGGTTCACGATATGCGGCCTCCGCTCAACAATCCTTAATTGATGGCTACCGCGATTTAGGCAAGGGCATGCTTTTGCTCTACGGACTTATCACCTTGGGCACCATGTTCTTTGTAACGGCTGCTGTTGGTGCAGTTACGGCCGGCTTCCTGCATCAACTTTTTGGTCTGGAGGGCATTATCAGCATAAAGGTCACCACCTATTTGCTATTTGCCACTTGCATGCTCATTCTTTTAATTGGGCATTATAAAGCGCTGGATCGCCTGATTAAAATCGTAGGCAGTGTATTACTGGCCACTACCCTTTTAGCATTTTTCAGCACCTTAGGTCGTGGTCCGGCCGCTGATCCCTTTCAATGGTTTGATGCCTCTATTTTACAGATCAGCAATCCTTCCTTTCCTTTCTTAATTGCCTTAATGGGCTGGATGCCTACGGCAGTGGATTTGTCTGCCTGGAATAGCCTCTGGACCCTAGCCCGACGTAAAGAATCCGGCTATCAATCCAGCTTAAAAGAAGTCCTGCGAGAATTCAATATTGGCTATTGGATCTCCGCCCTCTTGGCACCCTGCTTTATGCTTTTAGGTGCTTACCTCATCTTTGGCACTGATAAAGTTTTAGCACAAGGCTCGGCAGCTTTTGCCGGGGATATCATAAACCTATATACCGAGAGTATTGGCGACTGGAGTCGATGGGTAATTTCTGCCGCCGCATTTAGTATTATGTTCGGTACCTGCATTGCGGTCTTTGATGGCTATGCTAGAAGTGCACAAAGAGTATGGCAATTAGTAAGTCCGCAAAACTCCAAAGGAGAAGAAAGCTCCGGGATCCGGACCTTCCAAATCGTTCTAATTGTAGTAGGCTTGGGGGCCTTGCTGGTTATTAATCAATTTGGAAATTCGCTACGAAGTTTAGTAGATCTGGCTACCGCGATTAGCTTTTTAGTAGCGCCCATTATCGCCTTTGCCAATTATAAACTGGTAATGGGTTTAAAACCTGAGGATCGCCCTGGAATTACAATGCGCTGGCTTTCCCGCCTCGGACTCGTTTTCCTAAGCGGCTTTAGCCTGGTCTATCTTTACGCGCTATTCTTTTAA
- a CDS encoding DUF6607 family protein, which yields MKKFYAALLTACTSLGTLSAQAPEEEKGYIKEMCGCYEVEFKYAETFSDATDYQLHDPYSSKGLEWIFVDEEDSTHLVLQHLLIVAGGERVIKHWRQDWFYENLVMLQYQKNLEWKKTEITAKEAKGTWTQKVYQVDDSPRYEGYATWIDVDGKLYWESQVAAPLPRREFTKRDDYNVMLRNNKHKITKTGHVHELDNAKVIRTAEGDSILVWEKGMNSYFKVEDSRCEAAQIWWEANKTYWRDVRMVWDNILSEQDYINLEYMVDDQKLWQRLFDLGDEMMAKKKYRSEKAQKEVRAIIESYLSANPSPWVSAETEAEKAY from the coding sequence ATGAAGAAGTTTTACGCTGCTCTGCTTACAGCTTGTACTTCGCTGGGAACTCTTTCAGCGCAAGCTCCGGAAGAAGAAAAAGGCTACATCAAAGAGATGTGTGGCTGCTATGAAGTTGAATTCAAGTATGCCGAAACCTTTTCGGATGCCACAGATTACCAATTGCACGATCCCTATTCTTCCAAAGGATTGGAATGGATTTTTGTAGATGAAGAAGATTCTACGCATTTGGTGTTACAGCATCTGCTGATCGTCGCGGGTGGTGAGCGCGTAATTAAGCACTGGCGCCAGGATTGGTTTTACGAAAACCTAGTTATGCTTCAGTACCAAAAGAATTTGGAGTGGAAGAAAACCGAGATTACGGCAAAAGAAGCGAAAGGTACCTGGACCCAAAAGGTATATCAGGTAGATGATAGTCCCCGCTACGAAGGTTATGCCACCTGGATTGACGTGGATGGCAAATTATACTGGGAATCTCAGGTTGCGGCTCCCTTACCTCGCCGTGAATTCACCAAGCGCGATGACTACAATGTTATGTTGCGCAATAACAAGCATAAAATCACCAAAACCGGTCATGTTCATGAATTGGATAATGCCAAGGTAATCCGCACTGCCGAAGGGGATAGCATTCTGGTTTGGGAAAAGGGCATGAACTCTTATTTCAAAGTAGAAGATAGTCGTTGTGAAGCGGCTCAAATCTGGTGGGAGGCTAACAAAACGTACTGGCGCGATGTACGCATGGTATGGGACAATATCCTTAGCGAGCAAGATTATATCAACCTGGAGTATATGGTAGATGATCAGAAATTATGGCAACGTCTTTTTGACCTTGGCGATGAGATGATGGCCAAGAAAAAATACCGCTCCGAGAAAGCTCAAAAGGAAGTGCGCGCAATCATCGAAAGCTACCTGAGCGCCAATCCTAGCCCTTGGGTTAGTGCTGAGACTGAAGCCGAGAAGGCTTATTAA
- a CDS encoding NAD-dependent epimerase/dehydratase family protein produces MADKILVLGSSGQIGTDLVDSLREAYGNDNVIASDLKAPSAERLAQGPFEQLDALDDKKVFEVIKKHGINQVYHLVAMLSATAEKMPLRGWDLNMRSLFNFLELAREGHISKMYWPSSIAAFGPNTPVEATPQYTVMDPGTVYGISKLAGELWCDYYHKKYGCDLRGLRYPGLISWKTEPGGGTTDYAVDIFHKAAKGEDYHCFLSENRRLPMMYMPDAIKATIGIMEAPAEQVKIRTSYNVGAFSFTPRELSALIEKEVPGFQTFYDAVDSRDAIAAGWPQSIDDQRAKQDWGWQPDFSLEAMVKDMLANLKA; encoded by the coding sequence ATGGCCGATAAAATTTTAGTTCTAGGTTCTTCCGGTCAAATTGGAACAGACCTCGTAGATAGCCTCCGCGAAGCTTATGGCAATGACAATGTAATTGCTTCTGACCTCAAAGCTCCATCCGCCGAAAGGCTGGCTCAAGGACCATTTGAGCAATTGGATGCCTTGGACGATAAAAAGGTTTTTGAGGTAATTAAGAAACACGGCATCAATCAGGTATATCACCTGGTAGCCATGCTTTCGGCCACTGCAGAGAAAATGCCATTAAGAGGTTGGGATCTCAATATGCGCAGCTTATTTAACTTTTTGGAACTAGCGCGCGAAGGTCATATTTCTAAAATGTACTGGCCCAGTTCTATTGCTGCCTTTGGACCTAATACTCCGGTTGAAGCTACCCCACAATACACGGTAATGGATCCAGGAACGGTTTATGGAATTAGTAAACTGGCCGGTGAATTATGGTGCGATTATTACCATAAAAAATACGGTTGTGATTTGCGTGGATTGCGCTATCCTGGTTTGATTTCTTGGAAAACGGAACCCGGCGGTGGAACTACCGATTATGCAGTAGATATTTTCCATAAAGCAGCAAAGGGAGAGGACTATCATTGCTTTCTTTCAGAGAATCGTCGTCTCCCCATGATGTACATGCCCGATGCCATTAAGGCTACCATAGGGATTATGGAAGCACCAGCAGAGCAGGTGAAGATTCGTACTTCCTATAATGTGGGTGCCTTTAGTTTTACTCCTCGTGAATTGAGCGCTTTAATTGAAAAGGAAGTACCCGGATTCCAGACCTTTTACGATGCGGTAGATTCTCGTGATGCTATTGCCGCAGGCTGGCCACAGAGCATCGACGATCAAAGAGCGAAGCAAGATTGGGGCTGGCAGCCCGACTTTAGCTTGGAGGCTATGGTAAAGGATATGCTTGCAAATCTAAAGGCCTGA